A window from Lampris incognitus isolate fLamInc1 chromosome 5, fLamInc1.hap2, whole genome shotgun sequence encodes these proteins:
- the sp6 gene encoding transcription factor Sp6: MAHPYEPWLRTAPSSGSSEDMNISPWWDLHTGPGSWMDLQAGQGVPLPAVGAGNSMGLQPSLAPYGSESQLCTLPPAQLAPVSHSSHLYPQDGFKMEPMAPEMLQPEPFSLEEQQESAASARPKPQRRSSSRGAGQAVCRCPNCVHAEQLGQGTDDGRGKHMHNCHIPGCGKAYAKTSHLKAHLRWHSGDRPFVCNWLFCGKRFTRSDELQRHLQTHTGAKKFSCALCPRVFMRNDHLAKHMRTHECPPAQDEERVNGEGRLDKGFETPTPPQSSSHVSDVTEPPLKLKCETDPSVSSVTGQSS, encoded by the coding sequence ATGGCTCACCCTTATGAACCCTGGCTACGTACAGCACCATCTAGTGGCAGCTCAGAGGACATGAACATCTCCCCCTGGTGGGACCTTCACACTGGGCCTGGGAGCTGGATGGACTTGCAGGCAGGGCAGGGTGTACCGTTGCCTGCAGTGGGTGCAGGGAACTCTATGGGACTTCAACCCTCTTTGGCACCTTATGGCTCTGAATCCCAACTGTGCACCCTGCCCCCAGCCCAGCTGGCCCCAGTCTCCCACTCCTCTCACCTCTACCCCCAGGACGGCTTCAAGATGGAGCCGATGGCCCCTGAAATGCTGCAGCCGGAGCCGTTCTCTCTGGAGGAGCAACAGGAGAGTGCTGCCTCAGCTAGACCTAAGCCCCAGCGCCGATCCTCCTCCAGAGGGGCTGGCCAGGCCGTGTGTCGCTGCCCCAACTGTGTTCATGCTGAACAGCTGGGTCAGGGCACTGATGACGGCAGGGGGAAGCACATGCATAACTGCCACATCCCCGGATGTGGCAAAGCGTACGCCAAGACCTCCCATCTGAAGGCTCACCTCCGCTGGCACAGCGGCGACCGGCCATTCGTCTGCAACTGGCTTTTCTGCGGCAAGCGGTTCACTCGCTCTGATGAACTGCAGCGccacctacagacacacaccggcgCCAAAAAGTTCAGCTGCGCCCTCTGCCCCCGAGTGTTCATGCGCAACGACCACCTGGCCAAGCACATGCGCACTCACGAGTGTCCGCCGGCGCAGGACGAGGAGAGGGTCAACGGAGAAGGAAGACTGGATAAGGGTTTTGAGACGCCTACGCCGCCTCAGTCGTCGTCCCATGTATCTGACGTCACAGAGCCGCCGCTTAAACTGAAATGCGAGACAGACCCCTCGGTCTCAAGTGTAACCGGCCAGTCCAGCTAA
- the psmb3 gene encoding proteasome subunit beta type-3, translated as MSIMSYNGGAVMAMRGKNCVAIASDRRFGIQAQMVTTDFQKIFPMGERLYIGLAGLATDVQTVSQRLKFRLNLYELKEGRQIKPKTFMSMVSNLLYERRFGPYYIEPVIAGLNPKTFEPFICSLDLIGCPMVTEDFVVSGTCSEQMYGMCESLWEPDMGPEDLFETISQAMLNAVDRDAVSGMGVVVHVIEKDKITTRTLKARMD; from the exons ATG TCTATTATGTCATATAATGGTGGGGCTGTCATGGCCATGAGGGGGAAGAACTGTGTGGCGATAGCATCAGACCGACGATTCGGCATTCAGGCTCAAATGGTCACCACAGACTTCCAGAAGATCTTCCCCATGGGAGAGAGGCTGTACATTGGCCTGGCTGGACTTGCAACTGATGTACAGACAGT ATCCCAGAGGCTCAAATTCAGATTAAACCTTTATGAGCTGAAGGAGGGTCGCCAGATCAAGCCTAAGACCTTCATGAGCATGGTGTCCAACTTGTTGTATGAAAGAAG GTTTGGACCATACTACATTGAGCCTGTGATTGCTGGACTGAACCCCAAAACCTTTGAACCATTCATCTGCTCCCTGGATTTGATTGGTTGCCCCATGGTGACTGAAGATTTCGTTGTGAGCGGCACATGCTCAGAGCAGATGTACGGCATGTGTGAATCTTTGTGGGAGCCAGACATG GGACCCGAAGACCTGTTTGAAACCATCTCCCAGGCAATGCTGAATGCAGTGGATAGGGATGCCGTGTCTGGCATGGGAGTTGTCGTACACGTCAT tGAGAAAGACAAGATTACTACACGTACGCTGAAGGCCAGGATGGACTAA
- the cwc25 gene encoding pre-mRNA-splicing factor CWC25 homolog produces the protein MGGGDLNLKKSWHPQTMKNIERVWKAEQKYEAERKKIEELQKELREERAREEITKYAQETGTLKKKDDRLDWMYQGPGGQVSRDEYLMGRSIDKQITDQYDEPESGPSAQTGLLPGSIFNPTTPASSLDLAAKIREDPLFEIRKREEEKKREVLTNPVKMKKIKEMLRQNLEKKDKKKKRKKDKKEKRGDRDRKKEKKHKRRSASSSSEEAEDDKKHRPHSKRESPADTKSHARHAPGYGLQLLDGRHHPSSARRERSRSRSPHRSDRENQPSHRSDSRSHPRPPSPQKDRYQRQNNHRSKQLSAEELEHRRRQMMDFAKEREEERENNVKRYKRQDEREKERERATKHEPHAGFIHNMKLESASSSSLEDRVKRNIHSIQRTPASLEKNFMKR, from the exons ATGGGAGGCGGTGATCTG AATCTGAAAAAGAGCTGGCATCCCCAGACTATGAAAAATATTGAGCGGGTTTGGAAGGCTGAGCAGAAGTACGAGGCTGAGCGGAAGAAGATTGAAGAGCTCCAGAAGGAGCTCAGAGAAGAACGAGCGCGAGAAGAAATTACTAAATATGCACAAGAAACTGGGACTCTTAA GAAGAAAGATGATCGCTTAGACTGGATGTACCAGGGCCCGGGTGGTCAGGTGTCCAGGGATGAGTACCTGATGGGGCGTTCCATTGACAAGCAGATCACTGATCAATATGACGAGCCTGAGAGTGGTCCATCTGCCCAAACTGGCCTTCTGCCTGGTTCCATCTTCAACCCCACCACCCCTGCTTCCAGCCTTGACCTAGCTGCCAAGATCAGGGAAGACCCCCTGTTTGAAATCAG gaaacgagaggaggaaaaaaagagagaagtctTGACTAATCCAGTTAAAATGAAGAAGATTAAAGAAATG CTGCGCCAGAATCTtgaaaagaaagacaagaaaaagaaaaggaagaaggacaAGAAGGAAAAGAGGGGAGACCGAGACAGGAAAAAGGAGAAGAAACATAAAAGGAGGAGCGCCAGTTCAAGCTCAGAGGAGGCAGAGGATGACAAAAAACACAG GCCACATTCAAAACGGGAATCTCCAGCAGACACAAAATCTCATGCGCGGCATGCTCCGGGCTATGGGCTACAg CTCCTTGATGGAAGACATCACCCATCCTCAGCACGCCGCGAGAGAAGCCGCTCTCGCTCCCCTCACAGGAGTGATAGGGAAAACCAACCCTCACATAGATCAGACAGCAGGAGCCACCCCAGGCCACCCAGTCCACAGAAGGACCGTTACCAAAGACAGAACAACCACAGATCCAA gcagctgtctgctgaagAGCTGGAGCATAGGAGGAGGCAGATGATGGACTTTGCCaaggaaagggaggaggagagggagaacaaTGTAAAAAGATACAAGAGACAAGATGAACGGGAAAAAGAGCGAGAACGAGCTACCAAGCATGAGCCACATGCTGGCTTCATCCA CAACATGAAGCTAGAAAGCGCATCCAGCTCTTCCTTAGAGGACAGAGTGAAGAGGAACATCCATTCCATACAGAGGACCCCAGCTTCCCTGGAGAAGAACTTCATGAAGCGATAG